Proteins from a single region of Prinia subflava isolate CZ2003 ecotype Zambia chromosome 10, Cam_Psub_1.2, whole genome shotgun sequence:
- the KDM4A gene encoding lysine-specific demethylase 4A: MASELESLNPGQRIMTFHPTMEEFRDFSRYIAYVESQGAHRAGLAKIVPPKEWKPRQCYDDIDELVIPAPIQQVVTGQSGLFTQYNIQKKAMTVREFRRIANSDKYCTPRYTDFEDLERKYWKNLTFNAPIYGADVNGTLYDKHVDAWNIGRLNTILDIVENESGITIEGVNTPYLYFGMWKTSFAWHTEDMDLYSINYLHFGEPKSWYSIPPEHGKRLERLAKGFFPGSAQSCEAFLRHKMTLISPSILKKYGIPFDKVTQEAGEFMITFPYSYHAGFNHGFNCAESTNFATLRWIEYGKQSVLCSCRKDMVKISMDVFVRKYQPDRYKLWKAGKDVTVIDHALPTPEAAEFLKGDLMQKVKNGKHCAEEMETEETCKEDMDGDETKSIPKHRIGTKRHRVCLEVPQEVSESEAFPKEELSSTQDEADMAEPRERPTSEFVQQGEQRLKLPDGVDSAKFEELKTVKLEEEEEQEAAVLDLSISHASNSASALPASKQSAACSAQSSSPAYSSDSESSDLLAKRTVPGPAGVFTVHSYAKGDASGSDSEQASGKKASATSSVSEQELTEVGKEYLSSVKESKKSKGRRQPLSKLPRHHPLLVKDCISDDEASEQLTPEEEAEETEAWAKPLSQLWQNRPPNFEAEKEYNRSMAQQPPYCAVCMLFQAYQAECEGSSQNSGAAPAAADGKIRTKPLIPEMCFTATGCSTDLNLSTPYLEEDGTSVLITCKNCHVCVHASCYGVSPDKVTEDWMCSRCTENALEEDCCLCSLRGGALQRANDDKWVHVMCAVAVLEAKFVNIAERSPIDVGKIPLQRFRLKCIFCKKRRKRIAGCCVQCSHGRCPTSFHVSCAQAAGVMMQPDDWPFVVFITCFRHKTPSQAERAKAALQDLSPGQIVISKHKNGRFYQCEVVSLAKETFYEVNFDDGSFSDNLYPEDIVSRDCLQLGPPAEGEVVQVRWTDGQVYGAKFVASHAIQMYQVEFEDGSQLMVKRDDVYTLEEELPKRVKSRLSIASDMRFTEIFEEKEVSQERKRQRVINSRYREDYIEPALYRAIME, from the exons ATGGCCTCGGAGCTGGAGAGCCTCAACCCTGGGCAGCGCATCATGACCTTCCACCCCACCATGGAGGAATTCCGCGACTTCAGCCGCTACATCGCCTACGTGGAGTCGCAGGGCGCCCACCGCGCCGGGCTGGCCAAG ATCGTGCCGCCTAAGGAGTGGAAGCCTCGGCAGTGCTACGATGACATCGATGAGCTCGTCATCCCCGCGCCCATCCAGCAGGTGGTGACGGGGCAGTCCGGGCTCTTCACGCAGTACAACATCCAGAAGAAGGCCATGACCGTTCGCGAGTTCCGCAGGATCGCCAACAGTGACAA GTACTGCACACCCCGGTACACAGACTTTGAAGACCTTGAGCGAAAATACTGGAAAAACCTTACGTTCAATGCCCCCATCTATGGGGCTGACGTTAATGGCACGCTCTACGACAAG CATGTAGATGCGTGGAATATTGGCAGATTGAACACAATCCTGGATATTGTGGAGAATGAAAGTGGCATAACCATCGAAGGAGTGAATACTCCTTACCTGTATTTTGGCATGTGGAAAACTTCCTTTGCTTGGCACACTGAGGACATGGATCTCTACAGTattaattatttgcattttggggaACCCAAGTCATG GTACTCCATCCCTCCAGAGCATGGGAAGCGGCTGGAGAGACTTGCAAAAG gttttttccCAGGAAGTGCCCAAAGCTGTGAAGCATTTCTCCGTCACAAGATGACTCTCATCTCTCCATCAATTCTGAAGAAATATGGAATTCCATTTGATAAG GTGACACAGGAGGCTGGAGAGTTCATGATAACCTTTCCTTATAGCTACCATGCTGGCTTCAACCATGGCTTTAACTGTGCTGAATCTACCAACTTTGCTACTCTTCGCTGGATTGAGTACGGGAAGCAGTCGGTGCTG TGCTCGTGTCGGAAGGACATGGTGAAGATCTCCATGGACGTGTTTGTGAGGAAGTACCAGCCAGATCGTTACAAGCTTTGGAAAGCTGGGAAGGACGTGACTGTCATTGACCATGCTCTTCCAaccccagaggcagcagagttCCTGAAAGGGGATCTCATGCAAAAAGTCAAGAATGGGAAACACTGTGCTGAGGAGATGGAAACAGAGGAGACGTGTAAAGAGGACATGGATGGGGATGAGACAAAAAG CATCCCCAAGCACCGCATAGGAACAAAAAGGCACAGGGTCTGCCTGGAAGTGCCTCAGGAGGTGAGTGAGAGTGAGGCCTTCCCTAAGGAGGAGCTGAGCTCCACACAGGATGAAGCGGACATGGCAGAGCCTCGTGAGAGGCCTACGAGTGAATTTGTGCAGCAAGGTGAACAAAGGCTCAAACTTCCAG ATGGTGTGGACTCGGCCAAATTTGAAGAATTGAAGACGGTGAAGcttgaggaggaggaagaacaaGAAGCAGCTGTACTGGATCTCTCCATTTCACATGCTTCAAATTCCGCTTCAGCGTTGCCGGCTTCAAAGCAGAGTGCTGCATGCAGTGCTCAGTCCAGCTCACCTGCCTATTCCTCAGACTCGGAATCGTCTGATCTGCTGGCAAAACGAACTGTTCCTGGCCCAGCCGGGGTGTTCACAGTGCACAGCTATGCCAAGGGGGATGCCAGCGGATCCGACAGTGAACAGGCTTCAGGGAAGAAagccagtgccacctccagtgTCAGTGAGCAGGAACTGACAGAG GTGGGAAAGGAGTACCTAAGCTCCGTGAAGGAAAGTAAGAAGTCCAAGGGTCGCCGCCAGCCGCTGAGCAAACTCCCACGCCATCACCCGCTCCTGGTGAAGGACTGCATCAGTGATGATG AGGCATCAGAGCAGCTAACTCCtgaagaggaggctgaggagaCAGAAGCATGGGCCAAGCCACTGAGCCAGCTGTGGCAGAATCGGCCGCCAAACTTTGAGGCTGAAAAAGAATACAATCGCAGCATGGCCCAGCAGCCCCCGTACTGTGCTGTTTGTATGCTCTTCCAGGCCTATCAG GCAGAATGTGAAGGCAGCAGTCAAAactctggagcagctccagctgctgcgGATGGGAAGATCCGAACGAAACCCCTGATTCCTGAAATGTGCTTTACTGCaactggctgcagcacagacctTAATCTTTCAACTCCCTACCTGGAGGAAGATGGAACCAGTGTACTCATCACCTGCAAGAACTGCCACGTCTGTGTTCATGCAA GTTGTTATGGTGTATCCCCTGACAAGGTCACTGAAGACTGGATGTGCTCCCGGTGTACAGAAAATGCATTAGAAGAG GACTGCTGCTTGTGTTCATTACGAGGAGGAGCGCTGCAGAGAGCCAATGATGACAA GTGGGTTCATGTGATGTGTGCTGTGGCTGTACTGGAGGCAAAATTTGTGAACATTGCAGAGCGGAGTCCGATAGATGTTGGCAAAATCCCCCTGCAGCGTTTCAGACTG AAATGCATCTTCtgcaagaaaaggagaaagagaattGCAGGTTGCTGTGTACAGTGCTCACATGGTCGGTGTCCCACATCCTTTCATGTCAGCTGTGCCCAAGCAGCAGGAGTCATGATGCAGCCTGATGACTGGCCATTTGTTGTCTTCATTACCTGCTTCAGGCACAAGACTCCATCTCAGGCAGAG cGAGCTAAAGCTGCACTCCAGGATCTGTCCCCAGGACAGATAGTTATCAGCAAGCACAAGAATGGTCGCTTCTATCAGTGTGAAGTGGTCAGCCTTGCAAAGGAGACTTTCTACGAGGTGAACTTCGATGATGGCTCCTTCAGTGATAACCTGTACCCAGAGGACATTGTG AGTCGAGATTGTCTTCAGTTAGGCCCCCCTGCTGAAGGGGAAGTCGTGCAGGTGAGATGGACAGACGGACAAGTTTACGGAGCCAAGTTTGTTGCATCACACGCTATCCAGATGTACCAG GTGGAATTTGAAGATGGTTCACAGCTGATGGTGAAAAGGGATGATGTATATACTCTTGAAGAGGAGCTTCCTAAGAGAGTGAAGTCAAGGCTG TCAATAGCTTCAGATATGCGCTTCACAGAGATCTTCGAAGAGAAGGAGGTCAGTCAAGAGAGGAAGAGACAAAGAGTGATCAATTCACGCTACCGTGAGGATTATATTGAACCTGCCTTGTACCGGGCCATCATGGAGTAA
- the LOC134555577 gene encoding CLK4-associating serine/arginine rich protein-like → MAERRIPPHHAPKESCGPPTPPRPFRSARAPPGRPASSLRRRSQSLPAARFAANRKSPAGRGGSANQEAGRGAVARQAGGRDQAVARGRSRRGARGTLRPRRHGGDTEAMPPAAHADPSRISPLSRPLPASGPRAPGSVAG, encoded by the coding sequence ATGGCCGAGCGACGTATCCCTCCGCACCACGCGCCCAAAGAGTCCTGCGGGCCGCCGACGCCACCGCGGCCGTTCCGCTCCGCCCGAGCCCCGCCCGGCCGCCCCGCCTCTTCCCTCCGCCGCCGCAGCCAATCGCTGCCCGCTGCCCGCTTCGCAGCCAATAGGAAATCGCCGGCCGGCCGGGGCGGGTCAGCGAATCAGGAGGCCGGGCGCGGGGCGGTTGCTAGGCAGGCGGGCGGGCGGGACCAGGCAGTCGCTAGGGGGCGTTCGaggcggggggcgcggggcaCCCTCAGGCCGCGCAGGCACGGCGGGGACACCGAGGCGATGCCGCCCGCAGCCCACGCGGATCCTTCCCGCATCTCTCCTCTGTcccgcccgctccccgcctCCGGGCCCCGGGCCCCGGGGAGTGTCGCCGGGTGA